Sequence from the Flavobacterium sp. J372 genome:
GCTGCTTAATAAAGGCAAAAAGTCGGAAAGGCTGTACCGCAAGCTGTCATCGCGCGAAATTGAGGTGCTGCGCTACCTCAGCGAAGGCAAAAAAAATAAGGAAATTGCGAAGTTGCTTGACCTGAACGAAAAAACAATAAGCACCTACAAGCTGCGCCTGCTTACGAAACTGCATGTAACTAACCTTGTAGATTTGGTGAATAAGGCGAAAACACTTGATATTGTTTAAAATCAGCTACGAGCTATAACGCGACATTACCCTGCCTAATCTTACAGAAAACGAATTAACCAGCTTTTGGTAATCCATTGCCATAGAGAGGGTTTCGGTATTATCATCTTCAGGTTTGGTATTGGCAAGGCTGTTACGCAGCTCATTAATGATGCTGTCAACTAGGTACCAACGCAGCGTAAGTATGGTTTCCTGTACGTATTGTGCTATGGTTTGGCCTTTTTGTTTTACAATGATTTGCTGGCCTTCCCAGTTGTGCAGCAGTTCACGTTCTTCTTCCATTAAAATATCGGTAACTTCACGGGCAAGTTCAGGCTCAAGGTGCATGAGGTATTGCTCTGTTTCAAACTTCTCGTTAGCCTGGTAATAGGCTATCAGGCTTTCATATATAGCTTTAAAGAGAGGATTGGCCAATTCAGTCTCATCTTCCTGCAGACTTAAGAAAATGCGCTCATAGACCTTATATTCCTTTTTTTCGGTTACTTGTTTCAGCTCACCGTCTTCATCTGCCTTAAGCAAAATATCTTCAAACTCTTCTGTTTCCCCGCCGTAAAGCAAAAGTATTTCAATAATTTTTCGCTCAAGCTCGTACAGCACATCAACTTTTGCAGCTGTTTGCTGTGACTCACTCTTTACAACATCAAAAGCCTTTTCCCTCTGTTCTTCCTTAAACTTCTTACCAGCATCGGCCAAATCTTTCTGCACCAGCTGCGCCAGTGTACTTGACAATACCTGCTCGGAAATATCCATGATCCTGGCAACTTCCTGTATATAAATTTCCCGCTGGATACGGTCTGGTATCTTACCAATACTGGTAACCATATCACGTATGAGCCCTGCTTTTTTTACAGGGTCGTTTGCTGCTTCGTCCATAAGTAATGATGCTTTGAACTGGATAAAGTCTTTGGCATTATTCTCCAGGTGGTTTACAAGCGCTTCATAGGTATTATTCTTCGCAAAACTGTCAGGATCTTCGCCTTCCGGGAAAGTGCATACCTTTACGTTCATTCCTTCTTCCAGAATAAGGTCGATACCACGTATAGCAGCGCGTAAACCTGCTGCGTCACCATCAAAAAGTACGGTGATGTTTTTGGTAAGGCGGTTGATAAGCCTAATCTGGTCGGGTGTTAATGCTGTCCCTGATGATGCCACCACGTTCTCCACACCTGCCTGGTGCAGCTGTATCACATCTGTATAGCCCTCTACTAAATAGCAGTTATCCTGTTTAGCAATAGCCTGCTTAGCGTGATAAATACCGTACAGCACTTTGCTTTTGTGGTAGATATCGCTTTCAGGGGAATTAAGGTATTTGGCAACTTTCTTATCATTACCAAGAATCCTCCCACCAAAGCCTAATACTCTGCCCGACATGCTTTGGATGGGAAACATCACCCTGCCCCGGAAACGGTCAATATGCCTGCCATCTTCACGCAGGATAGACAACCCGGTTTTCTCAAGATATTCAGCCTTATACCCTTTTCCTAAAGCTTCCGCAGTAAATGCGTCCCAAACTTCAGGTGAATAGCCCAGCCCAAACTTCTTTATTGTTTCACCTGTAAAGCCACGCTCTTTGAAATACGAGTAGCCAATAGCACGGCCTTCATCAGTATTTAGCAATGTATTGTGGAAATACTTTTGTGCAAATTCAGACACCAGGTACATGCTTTCGCGCTCATCGGCCTGTTCACGGTCCTGGTCGGTTTGCTGGGTCTCCTCAATCTCTATGTTATATTTTTTGGCAAGATAGCGTATGGCTTCAGGATAAGTAAAATGCTCATGTTCCATAAGGAATGCTACAGCATTTCCGCCTTTCCCGGAACTAAAATCTTTCCAAATCTGTTTTACAGGAGATACCATGAACGAGGGCGACTTTTCATTACTGAAGGGGCTAAGGCCTTTGAGGTTGCTGCCCGCACGTTTCAATTGCACAAAATCACCGATAACCTCCTCAACACGGGCGGTTTCAAATACGGTATCAATTGTAGCTTTAGATATCACTTTGGATCAAGTTTCAAAGTGTCAAAGTTACAAAGTTTACATACATTAGGCCTTACGAACTTTGAAAGTTCACACATATGTAAATTAAGCCGCTTTTTTACCATCAACTTCAAAACAGATTATGCTTTGCAGCATACCCAGTTTTGCATTCTCATTTTCGTAAGCTTTGCAAAGCTTCAGGTGGTTTTCCTTCATTTCAATAAGGCAACGTTCATATATTGCCTCACGCGACTGCAGGTCTTTCCGGGTAAGGTTAGTCTTAATCTCCAGTATGCACCTGTGCAGGTAAGGGTCGCTTATGTAGGTTTCGGCATAGTCTTCCTGGTAATTCTCCGTCAGGTTAAAATCTATGAGTTCAAACTCGTGGGCCTCGAGCTTTTGAAGCACCATTCCCGGTACAGATTTGTCACGCTTTCCCGGGTCGTTAGGCAGGTCAAAGTCCCCGTCATACTTAAAAGTTACAGTGTAATTATCCATGGCGGCAATTTTTATTTAAAATTAGCAAGCGCGCCTGAAATCCTGAAACGGATTAACATTACACTATGATAATTAAATAGTTAATTTCTAAAAACACTCATAGCCGGGAGTGCTTTTGCATCAAAATCCCATAGCGCCTGATTCTCATATGCAGAACCATTTGTAGCTTCAGGGCCGTTGAAGGAAATCCACTCACCTCCCCAATAACAAAAGCCAAGGCCATATTCCACAGATATTTCTTTAATCTTAGCCAGATAAGCTGCCTGTCCCTCAGGGGTTGCGGGGTATTGCGGCAATATCTGGTCCTGGCTGCCAATAATGTTGTTTGTAAAGTCATTATACCCAAACGTAAATGGGTATGATGTTTCGGCAATTACAACAGGTTTACTATGGGCAAGAAACAGTGCCTGCATATTTGCCTGTAACTGGTTCAGGTTTTTGCCGTGCCACATAGGGTAATAAGACAAACCAATAAGATCGTAGTCTAAATCAATAAAATTGCTGTAGAAACTCGCAGCCCCTTCATACCCTGCATAATGGAGCATAATCACCGCATCTGAATTTTCCCTTACCGCACGGCAGCCTTCTGCCAAAAGGCCTTTAAGTTGTTCCATATTAGCATAAGCTCCTTCAGGAAACAGGAACCCTGCGTTTATCTCATTGCCGATTTGAATATAGTCCGGACCAATCCCTGTAACAATTTGTTTTGTATAGTTGTAAACACTTGCTTTAAGCTGTGCATAGCTTTGCCCCGACCACTCTGCAGGCTTTTCCTGATGCGCGGGATCTGCCCAAGTGTCACTGTAATGCACCGTGAGCCATACTTTCATTCCCTTGTTTCTTATTTCTTCGGCGAAAGTCTTTACTTCATTAAAGCCTGAATGCCCGTCAGCCGGGTTTTTAAACAGGCGCAGGCGTATGGTATTTACCCCTGCATTTTTAAGCGTTGTAAGCATATCTTCCGGTTGCCCGGCCGCGTTCTTGACAATAACTCCTGATGTACGCACCTGCGATATAAAAGAGCCATCTGCAGCTATAATGTACTCTGGAAAATATGTACCTATATTCTCAACTTCCGTACCTGTGCACGAAATTATTATAGCGAAAAACAAATACAACGCAATTTGTTTCATAATTATCTTTTGATGACAAGGTATTAAAAAAGGCGCCCCAACCGGAGCGCCTTCTCTCAAAAAGTACAAAACTAACCCTAACGTAATTAATTGAAATCGAATCTTACACCCATTGAAAGGTTTTGTGCATCAACAGTATTGTTTGCAAATACCGGCTGCAGGTCATACTTGGCATATAGCGCTACCTCACCAAAACCTATGTAAGCGCTAAGCCCGTATGTAAAGTCATTCACATTGAAATCACCTTTTTCTTTATGCTTCACTTTGTGGTCATCCTGAGTATACTTCAGTATTTGCTTCTCTTTTACGTTTATCCCTGCATAACCGCCAAAACCAATACGAAGGCTTTTGTGCGAAGGGAAGTAAGTAACA
This genomic interval carries:
- the dnaG gene encoding DNA primase, yielding MISKATIDTVFETARVEEVIGDFVQLKRAGSNLKGLSPFSNEKSPSFMVSPVKQIWKDFSSGKGGNAVAFLMEHEHFTYPEAIRYLAKKYNIEIEETQQTDQDREQADERESMYLVSEFAQKYFHNTLLNTDEGRAIGYSYFKERGFTGETIKKFGLGYSPEVWDAFTAEALGKGYKAEYLEKTGLSILREDGRHIDRFRGRVMFPIQSMSGRVLGFGGRILGNDKKVAKYLNSPESDIYHKSKVLYGIYHAKQAIAKQDNCYLVEGYTDVIQLHQAGVENVVASSGTALTPDQIRLINRLTKNITVLFDGDAAGLRAAIRGIDLILEEGMNVKVCTFPEGEDPDSFAKNNTYEALVNHLENNAKDFIQFKASLLMDEAANDPVKKAGLIRDMVTSIGKIPDRIQREIYIQEVARIMDISEQVLSSTLAQLVQKDLADAGKKFKEEQREKAFDVVKSESQQTAAKVDVLYELERKIIEILLLYGGETEEFEDILLKADEDGELKQVTEKKEYKVYERIFLSLQEDETELANPLFKAIYESLIAYYQANEKFETEQYLMHLEPELAREVTDILMEEERELLHNWEGQQIIVKQKGQTIAQYVQETILTLRWYLVDSIINELRNSLANTKPEDDNTETLSMAMDYQKLVNSFSVRLGRVMSRYSS
- a CDS encoding arabinogalactan endo-1,4-beta-galactosidase, producing the protein MKQIALYLFFAIIISCTGTEVENIGTYFPEYIIAADGSFISQVRTSGVIVKNAAGQPEDMLTTLKNAGVNTIRLRLFKNPADGHSGFNEVKTFAEEIRNKGMKVWLTVHYSDTWADPAHQEKPAEWSGQSYAQLKASVYNYTKQIVTGIGPDYIQIGNEINAGFLFPEGAYANMEQLKGLLAEGCRAVRENSDAVIMLHYAGYEGAASFYSNFIDLDYDLIGLSYYPMWHGKNLNQLQANMQALFLAHSKPVVIAETSYPFTFGYNDFTNNIIGSQDQILPQYPATPEGQAAYLAKIKEISVEYGLGFCYWGGEWISFNGPEATNGSAYENQALWDFDAKALPAMSVFRN